The genomic segment ACCCACTCCCGCATCACCGCCCGGAGCCCGACCTCCTGCCTTGGATCATCCCGTCCGCCTCGCGCCCCGTGTCCGCCTGCGCGTCCGGGACGGGTGAGGCGGCGAGGCGGTCCTCCAAGCGGCGGGCCGGGGCGTCGGTGTCGGGCGCGGCGGCGTGGACCCGCCGGTCGGCACCGGGTGCGGAGAACCGGGTCTCCTCGCGCTCCTTGTGCTCGCGCAGGCGCTGGAACTCGCCCTGGAGCGCGGCGAGCTGCTCGTCGTTCAGGTCCTCGAGGTCCACCATGCTGGTGCGCGCCTCGGCCACCGCGCGCAGCAGCTCGTCGAGCTTCAGGTGCAGCGCGGTGGAATCGCGGTTCTGCGTGTTCTGGATGAGGAAGACCATCAGGAAGGTGACGATGGTCGTGCCGGTGTTGATGATGAGCTGCCACGTGTCGGAGTAGTGGAACACCGGCCCCGTGACCGCCCACACGCCGATCACGGTGACCGCACCCACGAACGCCCACGGCGAGCCCATGGCGCCCGAGACGCCGTGCGAGAGCCTTCGGAAAGTGTCGTTCATCCCCGTTCTCCGGGTGCGGTGCGCCGTGCCGGAATTACTCGGCCGCGTAACAGAAGGGCTTGTTTCTGCGCCCCCTGCTACGCGGCCATGCACGGACCGGACCGAAGCTCCGGAAAGCCCCCTCCCGCGGACGTT from the Longimicrobiaceae bacterium genome contains:
- a CDS encoding low affinity iron permease family protein, producing MNDTFRRLSHGVSGAMGSPWAFVGAVTVIGVWAVTGPVFHYSDTWQLIINTGTTIVTFLMVFLIQNTQNRDSTALHLKLDELLRAVAEARTSMVDLEDLNDEQLAALQGEFQRLREHKEREETRFSAPGADRRVHAAAPDTDAPARRLEDRLAASPVPDAQADTGREADGMIQGRRSGSGR